The Plasmodium vinckei vinckei genome assembly, chromosome: PVVCY_14 genome window below encodes:
- a CDS encoding anaphase-promoting complex subunit 10, putative, translated as MEKKDENYYLWEIIKDLNMVDKKEKMIYNNIKINNLKMNKNNLPKIKISKKYVEVGCLGIWKLSSSKNKYDIKKLKDNDANTYWQSSSIGPHTITIQFLKLTKVSKIFLLFNYLLDESYTPSEILIKIGNDEHNLEYLCTTYCDINKYSLDGPFWFVIDLKKINFFSFFSNYNLKVLKNKNICIYCRCLQICILSSQQYGKDTRVRQVKIYGPNYSFYKYDKMILQKT; from the coding sequence atggaaaaaaaagacgaaaattattatttatgggagataataaaagatttaaatatggtagataaaaaagaaaagatgatttataataatataaaaataaacaatttaaaaatgaacaaaaataatttaccaaaaataaaaataagcaaaaaatatgttgaaGTTGGATGCTTAGGAATTTGGAAATTATCAAGtagtaaaaataagtatgatataaaaaaattaaaagataatGATGCTAATACATATTGGCAATCATCATCTATAGGACCCCATACAATAacaatacaatttttaaaactgACAAAagtttcaaaaatatttttactttttaattatttgcTTGATGAATCATATACACCCTCtgaaattttaataaaaatcgGAAATGATGAGCATAACCTTGAATATCTTTGTACAACATATTGtgatataaacaaatattctTTGGATGGCCCATTTTGGTTTGTaattgatttaaaaaaaattaattttttttcatttttcagtaattataatttaaaagttttaaaaaacaaaaatatatgcatatattgtCGTTGCCTTCAAATCTGTATATTGTCAAGCCAGCAATATGGCAAGGATACCAGAGTAAGGCAAGTTAAAATTTATGGTCCtaattattctttttacaaatatgataaaatgaTCTTACAAAAAACATAG
- a CDS encoding diphthamide biosynthesis protein 3, putative: MIVENKTTANETFDVIYEEVKLEDFEFEEHIKTFFYPCPCGDIFETTLEKLLNGEDILTCPSCSLTIKIIYNLSDLNKYSQSNN, from the coding sequence atgatAGTTGAGAATAAAACTACGGCTAACGAAACATTTGATGTTATATATGAAGAAGTAAAATTAGAAGATTTTGAATTTGAAGAACATAtcaaaacatttttttatccttGTCCGTGTGGTGATATTTTTGAAACAACATTAGAGAAACTTTTAAATGGCGAAGATATTTTAACATGCCCTAGTTGCTCATTAAccattaaaataatttataatttaagtgatttaaataaatattcgcAAAGTAACAACTAA
- a CDS encoding PPPDE peptidase domain-containing protein, putative: protein MATTYNVKLKIYDLSRGMVKLWSPLLIGKQIGGVWHTAILIYNMEYFYGGGIMCLPPYEFESHYNIKPVEIIDMGETEVDKTVFHDYLDGIRPNFTTDKYNLINWNCNNFTNEACNFLLGKGIPQYILNTPYEVMSTPKGKLILDMMQSCQTSIAPGMENSTPINSEVKNDSNSNNNDSQKNNETVYSKLPSVSIDNFFTGNKINNIFEDYLKSDRYNSNEKKNFINLLNSFFSKLINNPNILQNRIIYKKNNEIFNNISNDSEYNKILSYIGFVKGYVEIDEINNLQIFTLYIDSTYSKNCPTSKNIDLFINKKIYLKSLDSSIYKVDLLSFKNISEYVLDSNTKKANEVYVFLSEYFISNHYDITNSKNDNNNFNTIKSAISSDMETEKRYLDNIYELVTKHLN from the exons ATGGCAACGACATATAATGTTAAGCTAAAGATATATGACTTATCCCGAGGAAT GGTAAAATTGTGGTCTCCGCTCTTAATTGGGAAACAAATTGGTGGAGTTTGGCATACAGCcattttgatatataaCATGGAGTATTTTTACG GAGGAGGAATAATGTGTTTGCCTCCATACGAATTTGAATCACATTATAACATAAAACCAGTAGAAATTATAGATATGGGAGAAACTGAAGTAGATAAAACCGTTTTTCATGATTACCTTGATGGAATTCGACCAAATTTTACTacagataaatataatttaattaattggaattgtaataattttactaATGAAGCTTGTAATTTTCTTCTTGGAAAAGGTATTCcccaatatattttgaatacACCATATGAAGTTATGTCAACACCTAAAGGAAAGTTAATATTAGACATGATGCAGTCATGCCAAACATCTATTGCACCGGGTATGGAAAACAGTACCCCAATTAATAGTgaagtaaaaaatgatagcaatagtaataataatgatagccaaaaaaataatgaaactGTATATTCTAAACTCCCCAGCGTATCTAtagataatttttttacggggaataaaataaacaatatatttgaagattatttaaaaagtgaTAGATATAATTccaatgaaaaaaaaaactttattaatttattaaattcattttttagcaaattaattaacaatccaaatatattacaaaatagaataatatataaaaaaaataacgaaatatttaataacatTTCAAATGATtctgaatataataaaatactaTCTTATATTGGATTTGTTAAAGGATATGTTGAAattgatgaaataaataatttacaaatttttacACTTTATATAGATTCAACATATAGTAAAAATTGTCCCacttcaaaaaatattgatttatttataaataaaaaaatatatttaaaaagtttagATTCATCTATTTATAAAGTAGACCtattatcttttaaaaatatttctgaATATGTTCTTGATagtaatacaaaaaaagcAAATGAAGTTTACGTTTTTTTATCAGAGTATTTTATAAGCAACCATTATGATATTACAAATAgcaaaaatgataataacaattttaacaCTATAAAAAGTGCAATTAGTTCAGATATGGAAACAGAAAAACGGTATTTGgacaatatatatgaactAGTAACAAAACACCTAAACTAG
- a CDS encoding thrombospondin-related apical membrane protein, putative — protein MIKMGRFPIILLLFFFLTFHKEILGNFDMRKNGNPVVQLLQTTLNYKVVVLEPECFVNPKTKKLMNNGNYKDEENFDRKEFLMYNYIVINNYEFSNAKSLEIYSAKDKNITNYLILIFYIEGLNFSVNKNFIYDIFLHLSTSEDNKKMECTNKYFDVSLLKSIDVLSPSELEILSDPIKFTMGTDSGSFRINITQMFMDDTWKAFIKNKISFLIKPEGDCYVLLEDKLNKPTLVIEKISSFYTEWGEWSQCTMECNHPDNVQIRERRCIHPNGDCFKGDLKESRPCNVPLPPCYSLFENKDSSTLKIMMVVLPIFIVICVFIILYRIFYAKKGTEKELYENVAGRFMYE, from the coding sequence atgataaaaatgggtAGATTTCCCATAATATtacttttgttttttttcttgaCGTTTCACAAAGAAATATTGGGGAATTTTGATATgagaaaaaatggaaatccGGTTGTACAATTACTTCAAACAACGCTAAATTACAAAGTTGTAGTATTAGAGCCAGAATGCTTCGTAAATCcaaagacaaaaaaattaatgaataatggtaattataaagatgaagaaaattttgataggaaagaatttttaatgtacaattatattgttataaataattatgagtTTTCGAATGCAAAATCattagaaatatattcagcaaaagacaaaaatattacaaattatttaattttaatattttatattgaaggtttaaatttttcagttaataaaaattttatttatgatatttttttacatttaagTACATCGGaagacaataaaaaaatggaatgtactaataaatattttgatgtATCTTTATTAAAATCTATAGATGTTTTAAGTCCATCAGAATTAGAGATATTATCTGATCCTATAAAATTTACTATGGGAACAGATTCGGGAAGTTTTAGAATTAACATTACACAAATGTTTATGGATGATACATGGAAagcttttataaaaaataaaatatctttTCTTATTAAACCAGAAGGAGATTGTTATGTATTATTAGAAGACAAATTGAATAAACCCACTTTagttattgaaaaaatatcttCCTTTTATACAGAATGGGGAGAATGGTCTCAATGTACTATGGAATGTAATCATCCCGATAATGTTCAAATTAGAGAAAGACGATGTATACATCCAAACGGGGATTGTTTTAAAGGAGACTTAAAGGAATCAAGACCATGTAATGTTCCTTTACCTCCATGTTATTccttatttgaaaataaagactcttcaacattaaaaattatgatggTTGTTTTGcctatatttattgttatatgtgtatttattatattatatcgAATATTTTATGCTAAAAAAGGCACAGAAAAGGAATTATACGAGAATGTAGCTGGTCGATTTATgtatgaataa
- a CDS encoding AP-2 complex subunit mu, putative produces the protein MIDKNDLKLYISKYIKTKRFYEHPVVEINNVFFLNVSINEIVITALTKNNTNICLIFNFIYKFIEILKYFFDDEISRINIVNNFVLIYDICDEIIDYGYPQMLEISVLKNCLQSKVKYYSRTSQYFNKLSNEFKCGNSLIEDIIHDTNLENKSENLHKKYYNFNDKSHNSNNDKKINEIKKMNSFELNEKNKLKNIGKEALNRIKNRIINNITKQPNSFNYLTGACTWRTNNIYHKKNEIIIDILEVLNVTINNNNLIYAHINGKIILKCLLSGMPICELSTHNKSNMLNNKNIASIDNEKKRNSESNYGANSILKDKKNVTIDNCIFHHCVNSSKYNDHKIITFTPPDGDFELMRYTVTKNIQIPFHILAIYNPVFQYSKPIDKNYSMKKLKPRNLYDYKNTNKFEYNVTIRSKYSNPMNATDVVIKIPIYKFSENVHVVFKSIGKTEYDNVENVITWKISKFPGSCEHNIRIYLTLENQNQIYSNMNNTQKVDGQCKVVLHVNTIKNMNTVKFLNTYKMPITLNFKIPMFTSSGMFIRYLKVYEKSNYKIIKWIKYLTEAGAYQYK, from the coding sequence ATGATAGATAAGAATGATTTAAAACTGTATataagtaaatatataaaaacaaaacgaTTTTATGAACATCCAGTagtagaaataaataatgtattttttttaaacgtAAGTATCAATGAAATAGTTATAACTgcattaacaaaaaataatacaaatatttgtttaatttttaattttatttataaatttattgaaatattaaaatatttttttgatgatgaaatatctagaataaatattgtaaataattttgttttaatttatgaTATATGTGATGAAATCATTGATTATGGATATCCACAAATGTTAGAGATAagtgtattaaaaaattgctTACAAAGtaaagtaaaatattatagtaGAACATCccaatattttaataaattatcaaaTGAATTCAAATGTGGAAATAGCTTAATTGAAGATATAATACATGATACTAATTTGGAAAACAAAAGTGAAAATttgcataaaaaatattataattttaatgacAAAAGtcataatagtaataatgataaaaaaataaatgagattaaaaaaatgaatagtTTTGAActaaacgaaaaaaataaattaaaaaatataggtAAAGAAGCATTAAacagaattaaaaatagaataataaataatattaccaAACAACCGAAtagttttaattatttaacaGGAGCATGTACATGGAGaactaataatatttatcataaaaaaaatgaaattattatagatatattaGAAGTATTAAATGtaacaataaataataataatttaatatatgctCATATAAATggtaaaattattttaaaatgccTTTTATCTGGTATGCCAATTTGTGAGCTATCCACACATAATAAATCTAATatgttaaataataaaaatatagcatCAATTGATAACGAAAAGAAACGAAATAGTGAATCAAATTATGGTGCTAATagtatattaaaagataaaaaaaatgtgacGATTGACAATTGTATATTTCATCATTGTGTTAATtcatcaaaatataatgatcacaaaataattactTTTACACCTCCAGATGGGGATTTTGAATTAATGAGATATACagtaacaaaaaatattcaaatacCCTTTCATATTTTAGCTATATATAATCCAGTATTTCAATATTCAAAACCTATAgacaaaaattattcaatgaaaaaattaaaaccccgcaatttatatgattataaaaatactaataaatttgaatataatgTTACTATTCGATCGAAATATAGTAACCCTATGAATGCAACTGATGTAGTTATAAAAATCCCGATTTACAAATTTTCTGAAAATGTACATGTTGTATTTAAATCTATAGGTAAAACCGAATATGATAATGttgaaaatgtaataaCATGGAAAATTAGCAAATTTCCAGGTTCATGTGAGCATAATAttagaatatatttaacatTAGAAAATCAAAATCAAATTTATTCGAACATGAATAATACTCAAAAAGTAGATGGACAATGCAAGGTTGTCTTGCATGTTAatactattaaaaatatgaatactgtgaaatttttaaatacttATAAAATGCCAATCACATtgaattttaaaataccTATGTTCACATCGAGTGGTATGTTTATTCGATATTTAAAAGTATATGAAAAATccaattataaaataattaaatggATCAAATACCTTACTGAGGCGGGCGCATATCagtacaaataa
- a CDS encoding phosphate translocator, putative produces MNNILKYAKKKNSNPNEITQEDDQTTANCISISDININDIEENIITRNNNENNKKNGKKIEYYLYDVESYNSNDTTLNSVIDLNSIKSHYLPENKKKNLKKNASNYIKNHLQKYKKKYKVLPEENLDHDTSYEESVKNDNNDYDAYELKEIKNDKINNDFAPSQKKNSKKNSFIDIIKFIFYISCIFTFGSFGTTITKYIIFVKKFNYTQIVSTLEFLVMYLILKTFIFFAKIKSSTSLTKRQYIRYIVLISALLGLSSITGNSSYSYLEIPAISVIKSSSLVLIYCLSIKYGLKKFKCSLLISILTILMGVIMSITTLKIDSLFGVFLLIIYVISASYKWVFTDMLLKSTSMKAHVILLHIYQISMLIIAIPTLLIDMPCLINDYNNNILTIGQIFASLGFVSLSAVMNIFLILAEFSLISHTSSVTLSIICIGREAIILIIGSIFFGENIDLKSSIGIGISMFGTILYGWASN; encoded by the exons atgaataatattttgaaatatgctaaaaaaaaaaactccAACCCAAATGAAATAACACAAGAAGATGATCAAACAACTGCAAATTGCATAAGCATTAGtgacataaatataaatgacattgaagaaaatataatcacTAGAAATaacaatgaaaataataaaaaaaatggcaaaaaaatagaatattatttatatgacgTCGAATCATATAATAGTAATGATACAACCCTAAACAGTGTTATAGATTTAAACTCAATCAAGTCACATTATTTACCAGAAAATAAgaagaaaaatttaaaaaagaatgcaagtaattatataaaaaatcatttacaaaaatataaaaagaaatataaagtATTACCTGAAGAGAATTTAGATCATGATACTAGTTATGAAGAATcagtaaaaaatgataataatgattaCGATGCTTATGAacttaaagaaataaaaaacgataaaataaataatgattttGCACcatcacaaaaaaaaaattcgaaaaaaaattcatttatagatataatcaaatttattttctatatctCCTGTATATTTACATTCGGTTCATTTGGTACAACTATAaccaaatatataatttttgtaaaaaagtTTAACTATACGCAAATAGTTTCAACTCTCGAGTTTCTTGTGATGTATTTGATACTTAAAACG ttcatttttttcgcaaaaattaaaagttCAACAAGCCTAACGAAGAGGCAGTACATAAGATATATAGTTTTAA taTCCGCCCTTCTTGGTTTAAGTTCCATAACAGGAAATAGTTCTTATTCATATCTGGAAATTCCAGCTATTTCGGTCATTAAATCGAGTTCCTTGGTTTTGATATATTGCCtttctataaaatatg GCTTAAAGAAATTTAAATGTTCTCTGCTCATATCAATT CTCACAATTTTAATGGGAGTCATAATGAGCATTACGacattaaaaatagataGCCTATTTGg AGTATTCCtacttattatatatgtcaTTTCTGCATCATATAAATGGGTTTTTACCGACATGCTGTTAAAATCGACATCGATGAAAGCTCACGTAATTttattgcatatatatcaaatatCTATGCTAATTATAG cTATTCCGACGTTGTTAATCGATATGCCGTGTCTTATTAATG attACAACAATAACATTTTGACAATCGGTCAAATATTTGCATCACTTGGTTTTGTATCTCTCAGTGCAGTGatgaacatatttttaattttagcAGAATTTTCATTGATTT CTCATACATCCTCAGTAACGCTTAGTATAATTTGTATAGGAAGAGAAgctataattttaattattggatcg ATATTTTTTGGCGAAAATATTGATCTAAAGTCGTCTATTGGAATTGGAATTTCTATGTTTGGTACTATATTATATGGATGGGCTTCGAAttga